A stretch of [Clostridium] innocuum DNA encodes these proteins:
- a CDS encoding DEAD/DEAH box helicase family protein, with protein MRINDFHNILELVKQDVLQSEVEYLKLLKVVGNNQRYDFRSQLSIYDKNPEAIACAKFDYWRERFGRTVMRGEKGTPILEDYGTYKKVNYIFDISQTVSKNRDVNEVNLWRFDKEAHTDVLKEMIKADGYEESESTLENIFSLSRLYGDEKIESLMNELRISDEDRISFTKFVRDSISYAVASRFKLDYPMDKELLKENFAMLDSISLMSLGETVSDISGTVIDATIQKSKDLELQKEVLRGKEAGYNKIKEELEEVEENVLRRDGQERISETERIFRNEEYGRDNRENQREYTESVRGRDGLYEGISESSVRSDEAGLSFQQRGAEPLRDVSGSIQGEKTDQALDGYSETGDRIYESREAETDDSLEDRGREPSAVQSDDFSPQRNDNQGSSGNLKENTNKEIREADKASFSLPENSSGQITLTIPLTQNEIDSILVNGGNHDGGRLPIVAEFSKGKTLEELGEYLKDTFKGGNGLSLNEIEVSSWYSDKGIHLAYGTSAREDMTQILSWSDAARRINELLESGEFATNVELLEAQDYERDRVSESLWYLYHDLSEEGKAHGYFDFIEKGGGFPKETRQLSEALKNPDFLKNVISEYNRFLKGYKENKDVLRFHYHKVDSLYQKLQELELPRKEYTSNLTELPKVQGFITEDEILFTISRGSGVAQGKERITKYFKENHTLHEKANFLKDEYGIGGGSHAVSGERGSGEWHDAKGLKLQKNHCNDVFLTWSNVAKHIDELLSKNLYLEENKIESKVEIEEQKESSYYSKDDPYNLMTDEMLERMPELYAQEDVALADKQVHAAYIIPFRSNWTWYMTEYDRESNDAFGLVLGVEPEWGYFNLEELKELNAQRLVLEDFPKSFRELKDSELKKQMDEQELYHVFNGELSFEENNTELEVSEKLEEIIQIEPVQATLFDYLKKNEEVELNEKEDSLSDEFAVKEGDTVYLNHEEYKVRKLSKNQITGRNDLWLDPARQGNHQIPIVAFTDNEDLLRQVSLERPEFIIGDEVRYKEKEYTITRFDDMGNNLKTVTVKDNTEYLGGMITGSDVIPYRKESELDRIFENLTYVNPEKTSEEVEIKKNQAHNFKITEETLPAKLSPSERLNNNLEAISMLNRVESGERELDITAQEVLAKYVGWGGLSDVFDESKDGQWKEARAFLKENLSSSEYEAARESTLTSFYTPKTVIDGIYKTLSGMGFKQGNILEPSMGIGNFIGNVPDEMSKSKFYGVELDSVSGRIGKLLYPESEVQVKGLEETGFSNNFFDVAIGNVPFGEYKVNDREYNRNNFLIHDYFFAKSIDKVRNGGVIAFITSSGTMDKKDESVRRYLAARAEFLGAIRLPNDTFKGVAGTEVTSDIIFLKKRDSVLERYEDWIHLAEDENGLVYNKYFVDHPEQVLGSMCEVSGRFGKTLTCEPIAFLGQEINMASLKDRIEIAGERISKDAKYEEIELLDDEITSIPATDDVKNFSYTLIDDEVYYRENSLFIKKEVNDKTKEKIKDYLELNAALKDVIYKQKEDFSEEEIKDSQEKLNEAYDIFSKKHGFVNNLSNTRALKEDSNFPLVSSIEVLDEEENFKAKGDIFSKRTITKAKVIDHVDTSLEALVLSVSEKGYVDFDYMESLTEKDRPTLIEELRGEIYLNIREEQNFYRPLSFNLEDGDLPFACANGSNSYKYGYVTKDEYLSGNIRDKIAIVDSYLSKLRQTERELPHLGFAENGKEKELISYEMNRLEYQKAELTKVLPKELEASEINVRLGATWIPIKDIEKFIFETLKTPGYARWDIKVKFSNLTSEWNVEGKSRDRGNDLAEMTFGTSRANAYKLIEDALNLKETKVFDQIVNPDGSKTSVLNKKETMLAGQKQELLKEEFKNWIFNDQERRNRLVKLYNERFNSIRNREYDGSNLSFEGMNTEIDLRPHQRNAIARSLYGGNTLLAHVVGSGKTFEMVASAMESKRLGMCSKSLFVVPNHLTGQIGREFMQLYPSANIMVADKKDFEPKNRKRFIGKIATGEYDAVVIGHTQFEKIPMSKEYQEKHIQNQINEIVNYVEEYKHDRNQNFTVKQLEKTKKKLETRLEKLNDDFKKDDVITFEELGVDKLFVDEAHGFKNLYLYTKMRNVAGIGQSEAFKSSDMFMKCRYMDEMTGGKGIVFATGTPVSNSMTELYTMQRYLQYESLKKNNLEHFDSWASTFGETQSSFELSPEGTGYRVKTRFSKFYNLPELMSMFKEVADIQTADMLNLPTPEANYEVIKTEPSEEQKEILKSLSERADDVRNRVVEPDEDNMLKITNDGKKLALDQRLINPFLPDNPDSKVNVCVKNVFAIWDKTKESKSTQLLFSDMSTPKGDGEFNIYDDIREKLVAMGIPKEEIAFIHEANTDKQKDELFAKVRKGEIRILMGSTQKMGAGTNVQNKLIALHDLDVPWRPADLEQRAGRIVRQGNENEKVNIYRYVTENTFDAYLWQTIENKQKFISQIMTSKTPVRVAEDVDESSLNYAEIKALATGDPKIKEKMDLDNEVTKLKMLEANYKSNRYRLEDKVAKNYPEEIARTEKLIEAVKKDIASVEPKAEGEEKFTSITIAGEKITDKKLAGERLLEAISKVKINESKVIGKYRNMDLEVSYNFFTNEHNFSLNGAAKHSGELGTSAEGNITRLDNALEKMPEKLNRLEEKLISTKEQLQNAKEELKKPFEKADELKMKVLRLAELNKLLDMGEVEEKRNDNPLVEDVKRAIIDFCNREYEENHSYDEFNTLYPDLKHIGIAYTNTPDERHGIQYELDLEEKIWTQYIDDTLIKTESFDYENNGENEALRNMKNEIEMSSFSDLVYVDSEDLRAATGLDIDDEGNFYDPLSKDLDSDGIPDRYDNNFKDSDYFESTYDVENNFHSKEETAQKSEDKPSIIGQIRAYQEENKTEEKQKTKEQEFLR; from the coding sequence ATGCGAATAAATGATTTTCATAACATTTTGGAGCTTGTAAAACAAGATGTTTTGCAGAGTGAAGTAGAGTATCTGAAACTTCTAAAAGTTGTCGGAAACAATCAGAGGTATGATTTTAGAAGCCAGCTTAGTATTTATGATAAAAATCCTGAAGCGATAGCTTGTGCCAAGTTTGACTACTGGAGAGAACGCTTCGGAAGAACCGTCATGCGAGGTGAAAAGGGCACCCCTATTTTAGAGGATTATGGAACATACAAAAAGGTGAACTATATCTTTGATATAAGTCAGACTGTTTCAAAGAACAGAGATGTTAATGAGGTAAATCTTTGGAGATTTGATAAAGAGGCTCATACAGATGTATTAAAAGAAATGATAAAAGCTGATGGCTATGAAGAAAGCGAAAGCACCTTAGAAAATATCTTTTCTTTAAGCAGGCTTTACGGTGATGAAAAAATAGAAAGCCTGATGAATGAGCTTAGAATATCTGATGAGGATAGAATTTCCTTTACTAAATTTGTAAGGGATTCGATAAGCTATGCAGTAGCTTCAAGATTTAAGTTAGACTATCCTATGGATAAAGAGCTTTTAAAGGAAAACTTTGCAATGCTTGACAGCATTTCTCTTATGAGCCTTGGAGAAACGGTATCGGATATTAGCGGAACAGTCATTGATGCAACCATTCAAAAAAGCAAAGATTTAGAGCTTCAAAAAGAAGTTTTAAGAGGTAAAGAAGCAGGATATAATAAAATAAAAGAAGAATTAGAGGAGGTAGAAGAAAATGTACTTCGACGAGATGGTCAGGAAAGAATTAGTGAAACCGAGCGAATTTTCCGAAATGAAGAGTACGGACGAGATAATAGAGAAAATCAAAGAGAATACACTGAATCAGTTAGAGGAAGAGACGGACTTTATGAGGGAATATCCGAATCCAGTGTACGCAGTGATGAGGCTGGATTATCTTTCCAACAGCGAGGAGCAGAGCCACTTCGAGATGTTAGTGGATCTATACAAGGAGAAAAAACTGACCAAGCACTTGATGGATACTCAGAAACAGGCGATAGAATTTATGAGAGCAGAGAAGCCGAAACTGATGATAGCTTGGAAGATAGAGGACGAGAGCCATCCGCAGTACAAAGCGATGATTTCAGCCCTCAAAGAAATGACAATCAAGGAAGTAGTGGAAATCTAAAAGAAAATACGAATAAAGAGATAAGAGAAGCTGACAAGGCTTCTTTTTCTTTGCCTGAAAACAGCTCAGGACAAATTACACTTACAATACCTCTTACTCAAAATGAAATTGACAGTATTCTTGTAAACGGAGGAAACCATGATGGTGGCAGACTTCCTATCGTTGCTGAATTTTCTAAAGGAAAAACATTAGAAGAATTAGGAGAATACCTTAAAGATACATTCAAAGGCGGAAACGGTTTATCTCTTAATGAAATAGAAGTATCTTCCTGGTATTCGGATAAAGGCATTCATTTAGCCTACGGTACTTCTGCAAGAGAAGATATGACGCAAATTTTAAGCTGGAGTGATGCTGCAAGAAGAATAAATGAGCTTTTGGAAAGCGGAGAGTTTGCTACAAATGTAGAGCTTTTAGAAGCACAGGACTATGAAAGAGATAGAGTTTCAGAATCGCTATGGTATCTATATCACGATTTAAGCGAAGAAGGGAAAGCACATGGTTATTTTGACTTTATAGAAAAGGGCGGAGGCTTTCCGAAAGAAACAAGGCAGTTATCGGAAGCTCTTAAAAATCCTGACTTTCTAAAAAATGTTATTTCCGAATACAATCGCTTTTTGAAAGGTTATAAAGAAAACAAAGATGTACTAAGGTTTCATTATCACAAGGTAGATAGCCTTTATCAGAAATTGCAGGAGCTTGAACTTCCAAGAAAGGAATATACTTCTAACCTTACCGAACTTCCAAAGGTGCAGGGCTTTATCACAGAAGATGAAATTCTTTTTACGATTTCAAGAGGAAGCGGAGTTGCTCAAGGAAAAGAGAGAATTACAAAATATTTTAAAGAAAACCACACACTTCATGAAAAAGCGAATTTCCTAAAAGATGAATATGGAATCGGCGGAGGATCTCATGCTGTATCAGGCGAAAGAGGAAGCGGAGAATGGCACGATGCAAAGGGACTGAAATTACAGAAGAATCATTGTAACGATGTTTTTCTTACGTGGTCAAATGTAGCAAAGCATATAGATGAGCTGCTTTCTAAAAATCTTTATCTTGAAGAAAATAAAATTGAAAGCAAGGTAGAGATAGAAGAACAAAAAGAGTCGAGTTATTATTCTAAAGATGATCCATATAATCTAATGACTGATGAAATGCTTGAGCGAATGCCTGAGCTCTATGCACAAGAGGATGTAGCTTTAGCAGATAAACAGGTTCATGCAGCATACATCATTCCATTTAGAAGTAACTGGACTTGGTATATGACGGAATATGACAGGGAAAGTAACGATGCTTTTGGACTTGTCTTAGGAGTTGAACCGGAATGGGGATATTTTAATCTTGAGGAGTTAAAGGAATTAAATGCCCAGAGGCTTGTTTTAGAGGATTTCCCAAAGAGTTTTAGAGAGCTTAAAGACAGCGAACTTAAAAAGCAGATGGATGAGCAGGAGCTTTATCATGTCTTTAACGGAGAACTTAGCTTTGAGGAGAATAATACAGAACTTGAAGTATCTGAAAAATTAGAAGAAATCATACAGATAGAACCTGTTCAAGCTACCTTATTTGATTATCTAAAGAAAAACGAAGAAGTAGAGCTTAATGAAAAAGAGGACAGCCTTTCAGATGAGTTTGCAGTTAAAGAAGGCGATACTGTCTATTTAAATCATGAGGAGTACAAGGTAAGAAAACTTTCTAAAAATCAAATCACAGGAAGAAATGACTTATGGCTTGATCCTGCAAGGCAAGGGAATCATCAAATACCGATTGTAGCCTTTACGGATAATGAGGATTTATTAAGACAAGTAAGTCTTGAAAGACCTGAATTTATCATCGGTGATGAAGTCAGATATAAGGAAAAGGAATATACCATCACAAGATTTGATGATATGGGAAATAACCTAAAGACTGTAACGGTTAAGGATAATACCGAATATCTTGGCGGTATGATTACAGGCTCCGATGTAATTCCTTATCGTAAGGAAAGTGAGCTTGATAGAATCTTTGAAAATCTGACTTATGTGAATCCCGAAAAGACTTCTGAGGAAGTAGAGATAAAGAAAAATCAGGCTCACAATTTCAAGATTACAGAAGAAACACTACCTGCAAAGTTATCTCCAAGCGAGAGGTTAAATAATAACCTTGAAGCAATCTCTATGCTTAATAGGGTGGAAAGCGGAGAACGAGAGCTTGATATTACCGCTCAGGAAGTTTTAGCAAAATATGTAGGCTGGGGTGGACTTTCCGATGTCTTTGATGAAAGTAAGGATGGGCAGTGGAAAGAGGCAAGAGCATTCTTAAAAGAAAATCTATCTTCATCAGAATATGAAGCTGCAAGAGAATCAACCTTAACGAGTTTTTACACACCGAAAACAGTCATCGACGGAATATATAAGACACTTTCAGGTATGGGATTTAAACAGGGAAATATCCTTGAACCATCGATGGGTATTGGAAACTTTATCGGTAATGTTCCTGATGAAATGAGTAAGTCAAAATTTTATGGTGTAGAGCTTGATTCAGTAAGCGGTCGCATTGGAAAACTGCTATATCCGGAAAGTGAAGTACAGGTAAAGGGACTGGAAGAAACTGGATTTTCCAATAACTTCTTTGATGTTGCAATAGGAAATGTTCCCTTTGGAGAGTACAAGGTAAATGACAGAGAATATAACCGAAATAACTTTCTTATCCATGATTATTTCTTTGCCAAGTCCATTGATAAGGTTCGTAACGGGGGTGTTATTGCCTTTATTACATCTTCAGGAACAATGGATAAAAAAGACGAAAGTGTAAGAAGGTATCTTGCAGCAAGAGCCGAGTTTTTAGGAGCAATCAGACTTCCGAACGACACCTTTAAGGGTGTTGCCGGCACAGAAGTAACTTCGGATATTATCTTCCTAAAGAAAAGAGATAGCGTATTAGAGCGATATGAAGATTGGATACACCTTGCGGAAGATGAAAACGGGCTTGTATATAACAAATACTTTGTCGATCATCCTGAGCAGGTGCTTGGTTCTATGTGTGAAGTAAGCGGAAGATTTGGGAAAACTCTAACTTGTGAACCGATAGCTTTTTTAGGGCAAGAGATAAATATGGCTTCATTAAAGGATCGTATAGAGATTGCAGGAGAAAGAATTTCAAAAGATGCCAAGTATGAAGAAATAGAGTTACTGGATGATGAAATAACCTCTATTCCTGCAACCGATGATGTAAAAAACTTCTCTTATACCCTGATTGATGATGAAGTCTATTACAGAGAAAACTCGCTTTTTATAAAAAAAGAAGTAAACGATAAAACCAAAGAAAAAATCAAGGATTACCTTGAGCTGAATGCTGCCTTAAAAGATGTGATTTACAAGCAGAAGGAAGATTTTAGTGAGGAAGAAATCAAGGATTCACAGGAAAAACTAAATGAAGCATATGACATTTTTTCAAAGAAGCATGGCTTTGTCAATAATTTAAGCAATACCAGAGCCTTGAAAGAGGATAGTAACTTCCCACTTGTTTCCTCCATAGAAGTCCTTGATGAAGAAGAAAATTTCAAGGCAAAGGGAGATATTTTCTCCAAAAGAACCATTACAAAAGCCAAAGTCATAGACCATGTGGATACCTCTTTAGAAGCCCTTGTTTTATCGGTATCCGAAAAAGGATATGTGGACTTTGACTATATGGAAAGTCTTACAGAAAAAGACAGACCGACTTTGATTGAGGAGCTTCGAGGGGAAATCTACTTAAATATCAGAGAAGAACAAAACTTTTACAGACCACTTTCCTTTAACTTGGAGGATGGTGATTTACCTTTTGCCTGTGCAAATGGTAGCAATTCATATAAATATGGCTATGTAACAAAAGATGAATACCTAAGTGGGAATATTAGGGACAAGATTGCCATTGTAGATAGCTATCTATCAAAACTAAGGCAAACGGAAAGAGAGCTTCCTCATCTTGGCTTTGCCGAGAATGGAAAAGAAAAAGAGCTGATAAGCTATGAAATGAACCGTTTGGAATATCAAAAAGCGGAGCTTACAAAAGTTCTTCCAAAAGAATTAGAAGCAAGTGAAATCAATGTGCGTCTTGGTGCAACTTGGATACCGATTAAAGATATTGAGAAATTCATCTTTGAAACATTAAAAACTCCGGGATATGCAAGATGGGATATTAAGGTTAAATTTTCAAACCTTACAAGCGAATGGAATGTAGAAGGAAAAAGCAGGGACAGAGGAAATGACCTTGCTGAAATGACTTTTGGTACATCAAGGGCAAATGCCTATAAGCTGATTGAAGATGCCTTAAACCTTAAAGAAACGAAGGTATTTGACCAGATTGTAAATCCGGACGGCTCTAAAACTTCTGTCTTAAATAAAAAAGAAACCATGCTTGCAGGACAAAAACAGGAACTATTAAAAGAAGAATTTAAGAACTGGATATTTAACGATCAAGAACGAAGAAACCGTCTTGTAAAACTCTATAACGAGCGTTTTAACTCCATCCGCAACAGAGAATATGATGGAAGCAATCTTTCTTTTGAGGGGATGAATACGGAGATTGATTTAAGACCTCATCAAAGAAATGCCATAGCAAGAAGCCTTTATGGAGGAAATACCTTGCTTGCTCATGTAGTAGGCAGTGGAAAGACCTTTGAAATGGTAGCTTCCGCAATGGAAAGTAAAAGACTTGGAATGTGTAGTAAGTCCTTATTTGTTGTACCAAATCACTTAACAGGGCAAATCGGTCGTGAGTTTATGCAGCTATATCCGTCGGCCAACATTATGGTGGCTGATAAGAAAGACTTTGAGCCGAAAAACAGAAAGAGATTTATCGGCAAGATTGCAACAGGGGAATACGATGCGGTTGTTATCGGACATACGCAGTTTGAGAAAATCCCTATGAGTAAGGAATATCAGGAAAAGCATATCCAAAATCAGATTAATGAAATCGTAAACTATGTAGAAGAATACAAGCATGATAGAAACCAGAACTTTACGGTAAAACAGCTTGAAAAAACAAAGAAAAAACTGGAAACAAGGCTTGAGAAATTAAATGATGATTTTAAGAAAGACGATGTGATTACCTTTGAGGAATTAGGAGTTGATAAGCTCTTTGTTGACGAGGCACATGGCTTTAAGAACCTTTATCTCTATACCAAAATGAGAAATGTCGCAGGTATCGGGCAGTCAGAAGCCTTTAAGTCCTCCGATATGTTCATGAAATGCCGTTACATGGATGAAATGACAGGAGGGAAAGGTATCGTATTTGCCACAGGAACGCCTGTAAGTAACTCTATGACAGAGCTTTATACCATGCAGCGTTACCTTCAGTATGAGAGCCTAAAGAAGAATAATTTGGAGCATTTTGATTCTTGGGCTTCCACTTTCGGAGAAACACAAAGCTCCTTTGAATTATCACCTGAAGGTACAGGATATAGGGTAAAGACAAGATTTTCAAAGTTCTATAACTTGCCTGAACTAATGAGTATGTTCAAGGAAGTAGCAGATATTCAGACTGCGGATATGCTTAATCTTCCTACACCTGAAGCTAACTATGAGGTTATTAAAACAGAGCCTTCTGAAGAACAAAAGGAAATCCTAAAGAGCCTTTCTGAAAGAGCAGACGATGTAAGAAATAGGGTGGTTGAGCCGGATGAAGATAATATGCTGAAGATTACCAATGATGGTAAGAAACTTGCCTTAGATCAGCGTTTAATTAATCCATTTCTTCCTGATAATCCCGATAGTAAGGTAAATGTATGCGTGAAAAATGTATTTGCTATTTGGGATAAGACGAAAGAGAGTAAGTCAACACAGCTTCTGTTTTCCGATATGTCAACTCCAAAAGGAGATGGAGAATTTAATATCTATGATGACATTAGAGAAAAACTTGTAGCAATGGGAATACCGAAAGAAGAAATCGCCTTTATCCATGAAGCCAATACTGATAAGCAAAAGGACGAACTCTTTGCAAAGGTAAGAAAAGGTGAGATTCGTATCCTTATGGGTTCGACTCAGAAAATGGGAGCCGGCACAAATGTGCAAAATAAACTAATTGCTTTGCATGACCTCGATGTGCCTTGGCGTCCTGCTGACCTTGAACAGCGTGCAGGTAGAATTGTAAGACAGGGGAACGAAAATGAGAAAGTAAATATTTATCGTTATGTTACAGAGAATACCTTTGATGCCTACCTTTGGCAGACGATCGAAAATAAGCAGAAGTTTATTTCTCAGATTATGACCAGTAAAACTCCAGTTAGAGTTGCAGAAGATGTGGACGAAAGCTCACTTAACTATGCAGAGATTAAAGCTCTTGCCACAGGAGATCCAAAGATTAAGGAAAAGATGGATTTGGACAATGAGGTTACGAAACTTAAAATGCTTGAAGCGAACTACAAGTCCAATCGTTACAGATTAGAGGATAAGGTGGCGAAAAATTATCCTGAAGAAATCGCAAGAACGGAAAAACTAATTGAAGCTGTTAAGAAAGATATAGCAAGTGTAGAGCCTAAAGCGGAAGGTGAGGAAAAGTTTACTTCCATTACCATTGCGGGAGAAAAGATTACCGACAAGAAATTAGCCGGAGAAAGACTGCTTGAAGCTATTTCCAAAGTGAAAATCAATGAAAGCAAGGTTATAGGCAAGTATAGAAATATGGATTTAGAGGTAAGCTATAACTTTTTTACCAATGAGCATAACTTTAGCTTAAATGGTGCTGCAAAGCATTCAGGGGAACTTGGAACAAGTGCAGAGGGCAACATTACAAGACTGGACAACGCTCTTGAGAAAATGCCTGAGAAATTAAACAGACTTGAAGAAAAACTTATCAGCACAAAGGAACAACTTCAAAATGCCAAAGAAGAATTAAAAAAGCCTTTTGAAAAAGCTGATGAGTTAAAGATGAA
- a CDS encoding class I SAM-dependent methyltransferase encodes MSVESILNGVEDTLYIPLVGRIYATKKFPEFFYDEKALSLESHIPTDSIDKNSNEYFYMASVCRQQTIDEKIISFLKDNPDGNVVFLGAGLETAYHRIGNKTANFYQVDLPSVIEIRKRVLGNGNNENLISGDMFKLDWIKEIDTTLPTLISASGVYQYFNKSKVIEMIKSMKDQIPNGELVFDATNSKGLKLANKYVKKTGNTNAQMHFSVDSPKEFAKSTNTIFLEVDGFFQKALKDCYGLKPVTKIYMYFADRWNRTLVVHLRFN; translated from the coding sequence ATGAGTGTTGAAAGCATACTAAATGGTGTAGAAGATACCCTGTATATCCCGCTTGTAGGAAGAATATATGCAACAAAAAAGTTCCCTGAATTTTTCTATGATGAAAAGGCTTTATCCTTAGAGTCACATATACCGACAGACAGCATAGACAAAAACAGCAACGAATATTTTTATATGGCGAGTGTTTGTAGACAACAGACAATAGATGAAAAGATAATAAGTTTTCTTAAAGATAATCCTGATGGAAATGTAGTGTTTTTAGGTGCAGGCTTAGAAACTGCTTATCATCGTATAGGAAATAAAACTGCCAACTTTTATCAAGTAGATTTGCCGAGTGTTATCGAAATTAGAAAAAGAGTGCTTGGAAATGGCAATAACGAAAATCTTATTTCAGGGGATATGTTCAAACTTGATTGGATTAAAGAAATAGATACAACACTTCCTACACTAATTTCTGCTTCAGGTGTTTATCAATATTTTAATAAATCCAAAGTTATAGAGATGATTAAAAGTATGAAAGATCAAATTCCAAATGGAGAATTGGTCTTTGATGCTACAAATTCTAAAGGGTTAAAGCTTGCTAACAAATATGTGAAGAAAACGGGAAATACAAATGCACAAATGCATTTTAGTGTAGATAGCCCAAAAGAATTTGCAAAGTCTACGAACACCATTTTTTTAGAAGTAGATGGGTTTTTCCAAAAGGCATTAAAGGATTGTTATGGATTAAAGCCGGTTACAAAGATATATATGTACTTTGCGGATAGGTGGAACAGAACACTGGTTGTACATTTAAGATTTAACTGA
- a CDS encoding AbrB/MazE/SpoVT family DNA-binding domain-containing protein → MKDIFMDTAKVMSKGQVTIPKRIRDLLNLENGDYVTFIVDEWRIQIVNSKTFIEDNIQSRKQIINVRYL, encoded by the coding sequence ATGAAAGATATATTTATGGATACTGCAAAAGTTATGTCCAAGGGGCAAGTTACCATTCCAAAGAGGATACGAGATCTTTTGAATTTAGAAAATGGGGACTATGTAACTTTTATTGTAGATGAGTGGAGAATACAAATTGTTAATTCAAAGACTTTCATTGAGGATAATATACAAAGTAGGAAACAAATTATAAATGTCAGATATCTATAG
- the topB gene encoding DNA topoisomerase III: MKLVIAEKPSVAISIAKVIGATKKKDGYYEGNGYKVSWCVGHLIQMANPDSYDEKYAKWNMADLPIIPREYKYEIAKSTKKQFTILKKLMNDKDIDIVINACDAGREGEAIFRLVYNQANCKKKMKRLWISSMEDSAIKDGFDNLKDGSCYDNLFESSQARAIADWLVGMNLSRLYSCLYKQNYSVGRVQTPTLAMIVKRDDEIANFKKEKYFTVELNLDGFSLSTDRIYDKIVAEQLLNLVGNTIEITDVIQKEKITKPELPFDLTTLQRECNKYFGYSAKQTLDYAQSLYEKKLITYPRTDSRCLTEDMITGTINNIIGKYDFDTGRIKTVFNSKKVTDHHAMIPTASSMNEDLASLPESELKVYELVLNKLHASVGYPLIENTTKIVAEFDGFEFTSSGKVIVDEGFTKYLNEYAKKKNEDTVLPDVKIGDSLDIKDKEIKEKYTSPAKHFTEDLLLKAMELAGNDALDKNIEVERKGLGTPATRAGIIENLIFKGFVKRDKKNLVATHKGISLVTIVADTFKSAETTAKWEMELSDIAQGKSSKKEFLDAIENEIKEAVLTYHK; encoded by the coding sequence ATGAAACTTGTAATTGCTGAAAAACCAAGTGTTGCAATCTCCATTGCAAAAGTAATTGGAGCAACAAAAAAGAAAGATGGATACTATGAGGGAAACGGATATAAGGTAAGCTGGTGTGTTGGACACTTAATTCAGATGGCAAATCCTGATAGCTATGATGAAAAGTACGCAAAGTGGAATATGGCGGATTTACCGATTATCCCAAGAGAATATAAGTATGAGATCGCAAAGTCCACAAAGAAACAATTTACAATTCTTAAAAAGCTGATGAACGATAAGGACATAGACATAGTGATAAATGCTTGCGATGCAGGGCGTGAGGGAGAGGCAATCTTCAGGCTTGTCTATAATCAGGCAAATTGTAAAAAGAAGATGAAACGCCTTTGGATTTCCTCCATGGAAGATAGTGCAATTAAAGATGGCTTTGATAACCTGAAAGATGGAAGTTGTTACGATAATCTCTTTGAATCATCACAAGCAAGGGCGATTGCGGATTGGCTTGTGGGAATGAATTTGAGTAGGCTGTATTCTTGTCTTTACAAGCAAAATTACAGTGTGGGCAGAGTCCAAACACCGACTCTTGCCATGATTGTAAAAAGAGATGATGAGATAGCAAATTTCAAGAAAGAAAAATATTTTACAGTAGAGCTTAATTTAGACGGTTTTTCTCTTTCTACCGATAGAATTTACGATAAGATAGTTGCGGAGCAATTACTTAATTTGGTAGGAAACACCATTGAAATTACTGATGTCATTCAAAAGGAAAAGATAACAAAACCTGAGCTGCCATTTGACCTTACAACGCTTCAAAGAGAGTGCAATAAATATTTCGGGTATAGTGCAAAGCAGACCTTAGATTATGCACAAAGTTTATACGAGAAAAAACTAATTACCTATCCTCGAACAGACAGTAGATGCTTAACGGAAGATATGATTACAGGTACAATCAACAACATTATTGGAAAGTATGATTTTGATACAGGGCGTATTAAGACGGTATTTAATTCTAAAAAGGTTACAGACCATCATGCGATGATACCTACAGCAAGCAGTATGAATGAGGACTTAGCTTCTCTTCCTGAAAGTGAATTGAAGGTATATGAACTGGTCTTAAATAAGCTACATGCAAGTGTAGGCTATCCTTTAATTGAGAATACAACAAAGATTGTGGCTGAATTTGACGGATTTGAATTTACAAGTAGCGGCAAGGTGATTGTAGATGAGGGCTTTACCAAATACCTAAACGAATATGCAAAAAAGAAAAATGAAGATACAGTGCTTCCTGATGTAAAGATTGGTGATAGTCTTGATATTAAAGATAAAGAGATAAAAGAAAAATACACATCACCGGCTAAACATTTTACAGAAGATCTTCTCCTAAAGGCTATGGAGCTTGCAGGAAATGATGCACTTGATAAAAATATTGAAGTAGAAAGAAAAGGACTTGGAACACCTGCAACAAGAGCGGGGATTATTGAAAATCTAATCTTTAAAGGCTTTGTAAAAAGAGATAAGAAAAATCTTGTAGCAACACATAAAGGAATCAGCCTTGTAACGATTGTAGCAGATACCTTTAAATCGGCAGAAACGACAGCAAAGTGGGAAATGGAATTATCGGATATTGCTCAAGGCAAATCGTCTAAGAAAGAATTTTTAGATGCGATTGAAAATGAGATAAAAGAGGCTGTTTTGACATATCACAAGTAA